The segment GCCTGCAGCCGCGCGTACGCGCTCCTGCTGCGGGGTGCGATGGCTGCAAGCCAGCGGCGCAGCGCCGCCGGAGTGCGGCTGCGGTCGCGATCGGCGCTGGTCGGCGGCCCGGCGGGGATCGGTGGGCCTGTGTCGCTGGTCAGGGTGATGGCCAGCCGCAGCCGTCGATTGGGAGCGGTGGCAAAGCGCAGCACGCCGTCCGCACTGGCGCGCAGCATCCGCGGGATGCGGGCGATCGATGTGGTGCCATCGGGCAGCAGCAGGTAGGGGTGGTCGGTCGCCTCGCGGTAGAGCAGGGCGGCGGTGGCACGCGCGTTGCCGCCACGCATCCGCAGGGTGGTTCCGGCCGGCCAGCGCCCCGCCCGTGGTTGCGGCCCCTGTCGCCAGCCGTGGCCGGTGAAGCGGTGGAGGAGGGTGCCGCGCCAGTAGCGGCCGGTGATCAGCCGGTGGAAGCGGGCGATCGCCCGGTCGCTTCGCTCCACGGGCTCGATGCGCAGCACCACGGTGGTGTCGAGGCTGCGGGCGAAGTCGCCCAGCGCCACCCGGTCGGAGAAGCCGCTGGTCGCCATCCGCGGCTGGGTCGGCTGCAGCAGGCGGTGGGTGGAGAAGCGGGGCGCGAGGAAGAAGAGCAGCGCGCCGGCCAGCAGCATGGCCAGCCAGCCGCCCAGGTCGCTGCCTGCCGGCGGCAGCGGCAGGTCGCCGCCGGGCAGGTTGCGCCCGTAGAGGCAGAGGGTCGCCCGCCAGAGGAACCAGACCATGCCGGCCAGCGGCAGGACGAAGAGCACCGAGTCGGTCAGTACCGAGGCGGCCAGCAGCAGGAAGATGCCGACCAGGATGCGGTGGAGGTGGTTGCGCGCCGTCGCCGCCTCGATCGCCACGGCCAGCGACAGGATGAGCAGGAAGTCGGTGAAGACCACGATCCATGGCACCCCGATGAGCAGCTCGATCCCGCCCCAGAAGAAGCCGACCCACCCGATCAGGCTGGCCTGCATCTCGCCGATGGCCAGCCGAGGCCCGCGCCACCAGCGCAGCAGCACCATCGCCGCCGCCGGCAGCCAGTAGAGCGGGCGGACGAAGTCGGAGAAGGCCAGCGCGGCGATGCCGCAGGCCAGTACCATCAGGGTGTGCCGTTCGGCGGTGGTCAACCGGCCAGCGAAAGCAGCGGGCCGCTGCCCGGCAGCGGGGGTTGGTTTTCGGGTCGGGCGGCGGCCAGCGCGCGCAGCGCCGCCTGCCGCTCCCCGGCCGTTCCCAGCGGGAAGCGCTGTTGGCCGAGGATGATCGCCTCCGCTCCGGGGGTGGACTCCATCCAGTAGCGGGCGCGGCCGAGCAGCGCCTCGAAGGCGCCGGGATCCCGCTCCGGCGGCAGGCGCAGGTCGACCCGCAGCCGCGCGCCCGGCCGCGGTGCCGTGGATACTGTGGAGAACTGCTTGCTCGCCCAGCGACCGCTGCGGGCGGCCTTGCGCCAGTGGATGCGGGTGATCGGATCGCCGGGCAGGTAGGGGCGCAGCCCGTGGAGCTCCTCCTCGCCACCGCTGCTCCCCGCCCCCGTGGCGGCAGTGGCGTCGGCCTGCCAGGGGAGGGCGGCGGGAAGCACCACCAGTTCGTGGCGCATGCGGGCGGGGAGGGTGCGGGCGATGCGGAACAGCCCCGCCGGCGCCTCGGTGGCCGCCTGCCAGCGCCGCAGCCGGTAGAGGCCGCGCCGCGCGGCACGGATGCGACCGCGCAGCTCGGCCTCGCCCGGGAGCAGCCGGCAGTCGATCGCTTCGCGGACCCCGGCGCCATAGTCGCCGCAGAGCTCGATCCAGCCGGCATCGCGGCGTCGGTGGCCGGTGCGTTGCTGCCAGCAGCGGGTCTGCCCGGCGGTGACCGTGGTCGATGCGCTCGACGTGGCAAGGCTCTCGGGTGCCCGCTTCCGGCCGGTGCAGAGTGCCAGCGCCAGCCGCAGTTGCCCCACCGCCTGGATGAGGGCCCGTCCGCCGATCACCGTGAACAGCGCCGCGCAGAGGTAGAGCAGGTTGTTGCCCGAGTAGAGGGCGGCGGCCCACACCCCGCACCAGGCGCCGGTAAAGAGCGCGCCCGCCCGGGTGGGCCCGATGCTCCAGCCGCCGGGCAGCGGCAGGCGGATGGCCACCAGCCGGTCGAAGAGCCGCAGCAGCCACCACGGCAGCTTCAGGTCGGCGGGATCGTAGGCCACGGGATCAGCCCGGGACAGGCACCTGTTCGCGCAGTGCGCTCAGCGCGGCGACGCTGTCGCCGTCGGCGGTGACGCGGTGGGCGAGGCAGGGGAGCCACACCCGCTGCAGATCGGCGGCGGTGACGAAGTCGCGCCGGTCGAGCCAGGCGCAGGCCTGGGCGGCGCGCAGCAGCTCCCGCCCGGCGCGCGGGCTGATCCCCTGCCGCAGCAGCCTGCCGTCGCGGCTGGCCGCAAGCAGGGCGAGCAGGTAGTCGAGCAGCGGTTCGGCGGTATGGACCCGTGCGACGGCGCGGCGGATCGCTGCCACCGTCTTCCAGTCGGCCACCGGTGCCATCGCCTCCAGCCGTTCCGCACCCGCCTCCCCGGTGAGCACCCGCCGCTCGGCCTCGCGGTCGGGGTAGCCGATCTCGATCCGCATGAAGAAGCGGTCGAGCTGCGACTCGGGCAGCGGGAAGGTGCCGGCCTGTTCCAGCGGATTCTGGGTGGCGATGACCAGAAAGGGGTGGGGCAGGGGTCGGGTCTCGCGCTCGATGGTCACCTGCCCTTCGGCCATCGCCTCGAGCAGCGCCGACTGCGCTTTGGGGGTGGCGCGGTTGATCTCGTCGGCCAGCAGGATGTGGTGGAAGATCGCTCCGGGGTGGAAGACGAAGCGGTTCTGTGCCGGATCGAAGATCTCCACCCCGACGATGTCGGCCGGCAGCAGATCGGCGGTGAACTGGATGCGGCCGAAGTCGCTGTCCAGGCTGCGGGCCAGCGCGTGGGCCAGGGTGGTCTTGCCCACACCGGGGAGATCCTCGATCAGGAGGTGGCCGCCGCAGAAGAGGGTGATCAGCAGGTTGCGGATCACCTCGTCCTTGCCGGCCAGGGCGCAGGCCAGTTGATCGCGCAGTCGACAGGCGGACTGGTGGAGGTCGGCTTCCTGCCCGGTGGAGGAGTCTGGTTGCGATCGAGTCATGGAACAAGGCTAGCGCCGGGTCGGTGGGCGTCCATGATGTGGCTGAATTTCCGCGCTTCAGCCATGACGAATTCGCAAGAAGTCGGCATCCGCGGTCAGGATGGCCGCGCAAAACCGAAGCTTGCGCAGGCAAGCGACGGTTTTTTGTAAGGCGATCGAAGATCGCGCTCTTCGATCGCCGTCGAGCAAAAAGTCCACGGAGGGACTTTTTTGCGATCCGAGGCATGCCGAGGCGATTCTTTTGGAAAGGGTTGATGTTGCTGTGTGGTTGGCGGGGACGGGGCGGGTGGCTATCCTTCCCGCAGCGGCTGCGTATATGCATTATCTGAGCCACGGTGGGGCAACTGAGTATGCAGGAACAGGGTGCTGGTGGGGCTTCGGATTCCGAACTGATGCGCGTCATCGCCACCCGTAAGCTCCACTCGGTGGACAGCCATGTCATTCTTTCCGCCACCGATGCGCGGGGGATCATCGTGCATGTCAGCCATGCGTTTTGTGCCATCAGCGGTTTCCGCCGGGAGGAGTTGATCGGCAAGCCGCACAACATCGTGCGCCATCCCGACATGCCCGCCTCGCTCTTTGCCGATCTGTGGCGAACCATCCAGTCCGGGAGGTGCTGGAGCGGTGAGATCAAGAACCGCACCAGGGATGGCGGATTCTACTGGGTCAAGGCGAATATCGAGCCGCTGATCGGATCGGAAGGGACGATCATCGGCTATTTTGCCGTCCGGCAGGACATCACCGCTCAGAAGACGATGGAGAAGCTGAGCGTTACCGACCCGATGACCGGGGCGTTCAACCGGCGCTACTTTGACATGGTGCTGCCGCGAGAGATGGCCCGTGCCCGGCGCGAGCGGCACTATCTGGCGTTTTTGATGGTCGATGCGGACAACTTCAAGAGGTACAACGATACCTATGGGCACCATGCCGGGGACGATGTGTTGCGCTCGATCGTCGATGTGCTGCAGCAGAGTTTTCTTCGTCCGGGTGATTATATCTTTCGACTTGGCGGGGAGGAGTTTGCCGCCCTCTTTCCCGTGGTGCGTTCGGAGGATGCCCGGTTGGTCGCCGAGCGGGCGCGGTGGTTGATGTACGAGCGGGCCATCGAGCACTCCGGCAATCCCCCGCACAACCGGGTGACGCTGTCGATGGGGATGATTGTCCTCGACCCGGCACAGAAATATGAGCAGGACGATGTCTACAAGTATGCGGATGCCGCCCTCTACAAGGCCAAGGAAAACGGGCGCAACCGTCTGGATGTGCACGGGGAGGGTGCCGACGTCGAACTGTGGCGTGGCGCCGCGGCGTCCGGGGAGGGTTGAGGCAAGAGCACCGTTGGCCGATGGCTCCGGTGCCTGCGGGTTTGCCCTTGCCATCGACGAGGCGGCTCAGTACCGTTCGCCGCGCCTCGCCCCCGCTTGGGTGGGGCGCGTTTTGCACGCTTTCGATTGGCTCGTAGCTCAGTGGGAGAGCATCACCTTGACACGGTGGGGGTCGGCGGTTCAATCCCGCCCGAGCCAACCAGTTTCCTTCCGGGTGTGC is part of the Zetaproteobacteria bacterium genome and harbors:
- a CDS encoding DUF3488 domain-containing protein, whose product is MTTAERHTLMVLACGIAALAFSDFVRPLYWLPAAAMVLLRWWRGPRLAIGEMQASLIGWVGFFWGGIELLIGVPWIVVFTDFLLILSLAVAIEAATARNHLHRILVGIFLLLAASVLTDSVLFVLPLAGMVWFLWRATLCLYGRNLPGGDLPLPPAGSDLGGWLAMLLAGALLFFLAPRFSTHRLLQPTQPRMATSGFSDRVALGDFARSLDTTVVLRIEPVERSDRAIARFHRLITGRYWRGTLLHRFTGHGWRQGPQPRAGRWPAGTTLRMRGGNARATAALLYREATDHPYLLLPDGTTSIARIPRMLRASADGVLRFATAPNRRLRLAITLTSDTGPPIPAGPPTSADRDRSRTPAALRRWLAAIAPRSRSAYARLQAVQRELRGWRYDIHARIDDLRPLASFLAGKRGHCELFATTLALAARELGFPAHLVNGYYGGEWNEIGGFLLIRQQHAHSWVEVWHDGRWWRMDPTPPARWRLSGVWLPRLDAAWESLRMAWYRYVLEFRDSDRAAALRALARAAGHPAALLALVILVTAAPLLWWRRRAGGANPAAIPLLDGWLRRRGIARTVGQPLSALPTPPGVAAESWNRFVAEWEEGIYRQGRRWPWWRLALRLRRL
- a CDS encoding DUF58 domain-containing protein; translation: MAYDPADLKLPWWLLRLFDRLVAIRLPLPGGWSIGPTRAGALFTGAWCGVWAAALYSGNNLLYLCAALFTVIGGRALIQAVGQLRLALALCTGRKRAPESLATSSASTTVTAGQTRCWQQRTGHRRRDAGWIELCGDYGAGVREAIDCRLLPGEAELRGRIRAARRGLYRLRRWQAATEAPAGLFRIARTLPARMRHELVVLPAALPWQADATAATGAGSSGGEEELHGLRPYLPGDPITRIHWRKAARSGRWASKQFSTVSTAPRPGARLRVDLRLPPERDPGAFEALLGRARYWMESTPGAEAIILGQQRFPLGTAGERQAALRALAAARPENQPPLPGSGPLLSLAG
- a CDS encoding AAA family ATPase; translation: MTRSQPDSSTGQEADLHQSACRLRDQLACALAGKDEVIRNLLITLFCGGHLLIEDLPGVGKTTLAHALARSLDSDFGRIQFTADLLPADIVGVEIFDPAQNRFVFHPGAIFHHILLADEINRATPKAQSALLEAMAEGQVTIERETRPLPHPFLVIATQNPLEQAGTFPLPESQLDRFFMRIEIGYPDREAERRVLTGEAGAERLEAMAPVADWKTVAAIRRAVARVHTAEPLLDYLLALLAASRDGRLLRQGISPRAGRELLRAAQACAWLDRRDFVTAADLQRVWLPCLAHRVTADGDSVAALSALREQVPVPG
- a CDS encoding sensor domain-containing diguanylate cyclase, yielding MQEQGAGGASDSELMRVIATRKLHSVDSHVILSATDARGIIVHVSHAFCAISGFRREELIGKPHNIVRHPDMPASLFADLWRTIQSGRCWSGEIKNRTRDGGFYWVKANIEPLIGSEGTIIGYFAVRQDITAQKTMEKLSVTDPMTGAFNRRYFDMVLPREMARARRERHYLAFLMVDADNFKRYNDTYGHHAGDDVLRSIVDVLQQSFLRPGDYIFRLGGEEFAALFPVVRSEDARLVAERARWLMYERAIEHSGNPPHNRVTLSMGMIVLDPAQKYEQDDVYKYADAALYKAKENGRNRLDVHGEGADVELWRGAAASGEG